A single Longimicrobium sp. DNA region contains:
- a CDS encoding chemotaxis protein CheA, with translation VRDRMRRLAGQAEPELAETIDQAGRLIGELQDEIMRARMAPVTQVFDRFPRLVRDAARSLGKKVDFVIEGKEIELDRSMLDEIGDPVVHLLRNSLDHGIESPAQRRAAAKPETGTLRLSAARERSRIVIRVEDDGRGVVRERVLAKAMANGMVTPDEARGMTDEEVYRLLTRPGFSTAETVTDVSGRGVGLDVVATRVRALGGMLEIESEPGRGTAMTLQLPATLAIVRALLVRQSGETYALPLTHVGETVHLLPEEVGAVNGRTVAFLRDEVIPLHSLRRLLSTNGAGPDAGKRPAVVLEVGEQRVGLEVDQLLGQQEIVVKAFDATADTLKLFSGATILSDGRPALILDAGSLLGAAALSA, from the coding sequence GTCCGCGACCGCATGCGGCGGCTGGCGGGCCAGGCCGAACCGGAGCTGGCGGAGACCATCGACCAGGCCGGGCGTCTGATCGGTGAGCTGCAGGACGAGATCATGCGGGCGCGCATGGCGCCGGTGACGCAGGTGTTCGACCGCTTTCCCCGGCTGGTGCGCGACGCAGCCCGGTCGCTGGGCAAGAAGGTGGACTTCGTCATCGAGGGCAAGGAGATCGAGCTCGACCGCTCCATGCTCGACGAGATCGGCGACCCCGTGGTGCACCTGCTGCGCAACTCGCTGGACCACGGCATCGAATCGCCCGCCCAGCGGCGCGCGGCGGCCAAGCCGGAGACGGGCACCCTGCGCCTTTCCGCCGCCCGCGAGCGCAGCCGCATCGTCATTCGCGTGGAAGACGACGGGCGCGGCGTCGTGCGCGAGCGGGTGCTGGCTAAGGCCATGGCCAACGGCATGGTGACGCCCGACGAGGCGCGCGGGATGACGGACGAGGAAGTGTATCGTCTTCTCACGCGCCCCGGCTTCTCGACGGCGGAGACGGTGACGGACGTGTCGGGGCGAGGCGTGGGGCTGGACGTGGTGGCGACGCGCGTCCGCGCCCTGGGCGGCATGCTGGAGATCGAAAGCGAGCCGGGGCGCGGCACGGCGATGACGCTTCAGCTTCCCGCCACGCTGGCCATCGTGCGCGCGCTCCTGGTCCGCCAGTCCGGCGAAACCTACGCCCTGCCGCTGACGCACGTGGGCGAGACGGTGCACCTGCTGCCGGAGGAGGTGGGCGCGGTGAACGGCCGGACGGTCGCCTTCCTGCGCGACGAGGTGATTCCCCTCCACTCGCTGCGGCGGCTGCTGAGCACCAACGGCGCGGGACCGGACGCGGGCAAGCGCCCGGCGGTGGTCCTGGAAGTGGGCGAGCAGCGGGTGGGGCTGGAGGTAGACCAGCTGCTGGGCCAGCAGGAAATCGTGGTCAAGGCGTTCGACGCCACGGCCGACACGCTGAAGCTGTTTTCGGGCGCGACGATCCTTTCCGACGGGCGCCCGGCGCTGATCCTGGACGCCGGCTCGCTGCTGGGCGCCGCGGCGCTCTCGGCGTAG
- a CDS encoding chemotaxis protein CheC: MTLDLRELGAVQLDGLREVSNMGAGHAATALSQMTNTRIMINVPRLTVVPLEEVPDVIGNPDEVVAAVLMHMLGDLTGRTLLIFPRNAAMRLAEMLLRRPEGSAHVFGELEQSAIKEAGNILSAAYMNAISDFMGLMLLPSVPSLVIDLCGAVMTTAYTNFGHERDVVFCIQTEFAMNGEDRVNGQFLLLPDVESLQKILESIRLA, from the coding sequence ATGACGCTCGACCTGCGGGAACTGGGAGCCGTTCAGCTAGACGGCCTGCGCGAAGTGTCGAACATGGGCGCGGGACACGCGGCCACGGCGCTTTCGCAGATGACGAACACGCGCATCATGATCAACGTCCCCCGCCTGACGGTGGTGCCGTTGGAAGAGGTGCCCGACGTCATCGGCAACCCCGACGAGGTGGTGGCCGCCGTGCTGATGCACATGCTGGGCGACCTGACGGGGCGCACGCTGCTGATCTTTCCCCGCAACGCCGCCATGCGCCTGGCCGAAATGCTGCTGCGCCGGCCCGAGGGGAGCGCGCACGTCTTCGGCGAGCTGGAGCAGAGCGCCATCAAGGAGGCCGGCAACATCCTGTCGGCGGCGTACATGAACGCCATCTCCGACTTCATGGGGCTGATGCTGCTGCCCAGCGTGCCCTCGCTGGTCATCGACCTGTGCGGCGCGGTGATGACCACGGCGTACACCAACTTCGGGCACGAGCGCGATGTGGTGTTCTGCATTCAGACCGAGTTCGCCATGAACGGCGAAGACCGGGTGAACGGCCAGTTCCTGCTGCTGCCCGACGTGGAGTCGCTGCAGAAGATCCTCGAAAGCATCCGGCTTGCCTGA